The sequence below is a genomic window from Corallococcus silvisoli.
CCGCGGGCCTACGGCAGCTCCGTCTGGCCCTGGCGGCGCAGGAACGTGGGGATGTCGAACTGATCCTCGTCCAGGGGCAGCGCCGCGTCCTTCACCACCGCCGTGCGCGCGCTCTGGATGGAGGACTTCGGGGTCTCCACGCTGGACAGGGTCGGACGGGGGGTGCTCTTCGCGGGCACCAGGCTCGCCACCTCCTCGCGCGTCGAGGACAGCACGGACGACGGCGCGGGGGGGCGGCCCACCAGCGGCACCTGGACCACCTGCGCCATGGGGCGCACCTTCTGCGCGTCCCGGTGCACGAAGCCCGTGGCGATGATGGTGATCTTCACCTCGTCCTGGATCTGCTCGTCGATGAGCGACCCGAAGATGATCTCCGCCTCGCCGTCCGCCGCGTCGTGCACCAGCGTCAGCGCCTCGTTGACCTCCTGGAGGGTCATGTCGCGGCCGCCGGTGATGTTGATGAGCAGGCCGGTGGCGCCGTCGATGGAGACGTCCTCCAGCAGCGGGCTGGAGATGGCCTGCTGCATGGCGGTGATGGCGCGCCGGTCGCCGCAGGCGTGGCCCGTGCCCATCAGCGCCAGGCCCTTGTCGCTCATGATGGTCTTCACATCCGCGAAGTCCACGTTGATGTAGCCGTGGTACTGGATGAGGTCGCTGATGCCCTGCACGGCGTTGAGCAGGACTTCGTCCGCGCGCTTGAAGGTCTCCAGCAGCGGCATGGGCTCATTGGAGAGCGACAGCAGCCGCTGGTTGGGGATGGTGATGAGCGTGTCTACCGCGGCCTTGAGCTCCACGATGCCCTGCTCGGCCTGCTTGCGGCGCTTGTTGCCTTCGAAGAGGAACGGCTTGGTGACGACACCCACCGTGAGGCAGCCCAGGCTCTTGGCGATGTCCGCGATGATGGGCGCGGCGCCCGTGCCGGTGCCGCCGCCCATGCCCGCGGTGACGAAGACCATGTCGGCGCCTTCCAGCACCGCGGCGATCTGATCTCGCGACTCCAGCGCGGCCTCGCGGCCCATCTCCGGGTTGGCGCCCGCGCCCAGGCCCTTGGTGAGCGCCTGGCCCAGCTGCAACCGGGTGGGCGCCTTGCTCGCGGCGAGCGCCTGGACATCGGTGTTGGCGGCGATGAAATCGACGCGGTCGAGCTTCGACAGAATCATCGTGTTGACCGCGTTGCAGCCCGCCCCGCCCGCGCCCACGACACGAATCTTCGCGGCCTGCTTGTTCTGCTCGAACTGGTCCATGTCGTCCTCGTGGCGGAAGCACCGCGGCGCCGTCCGCGGAAACACCCACCCTCGACAATCATCAGGAAGTCGGGCCCTTTGGCAAGTATTCCGCTACCTGCCTGTAGCGCCCTGCTGCGCGACCGAGTCCTGACGCCCACTTAC
It includes:
- the ftsZ gene encoding cell division protein FtsZ → MDQFEQNKQAAKIRVVGAGGAGCNAVNTMILSKLDRVDFIAANTDVQALAASKAPTRLQLGQALTKGLGAGANPEMGREAALESRDQIAAVLEGADMVFVTAGMGGGTGTGAAPIIADIAKSLGCLTVGVVTKPFLFEGNKRRKQAEQGIVELKAAVDTLITIPNQRLLSLSNEPMPLLETFKRADEVLLNAVQGISDLIQYHGYINVDFADVKTIMSDKGLALMGTGHACGDRRAITAMQQAISSPLLEDVSIDGATGLLINITGGRDMTLQEVNEALTLVHDAADGEAEIIFGSLIDEQIQDEVKITIIATGFVHRDAQKVRPMAQVVQVPLVGRPPAPSSVLSSTREEVASLVPAKSTPRPTLSSVETPKSSIQSARTAVVKDAALPLDEDQFDIPTFLRRQGQTELP